The following proteins are encoded in a genomic region of Anaerolineae bacterium:
- a CDS encoding AAA family ATPase, with the protein MDLARGKMEEKLKAAFLQFQQDSSNHFLVTLRRKRAEQIRALLSNSDEIDLETFNREVWVNQSATYLQGKRINFNEPSDFEKIIDDIEQAIESSELELHGNYIWGSASRVYAPKLKDDTKKLEYLRQALYILNDANLTPMQKAQQISKIYGFGNNIITGLVMLFHPTEFGLYNNEGKRILKNLGYEITNSIEAYEETLRNLKEKLYAQDFLELDLFLFMFNREHGLGAETKSISKVKEEELDIIFQPYPLSQLAADTGLAETELARWVRAIERKGQAIFYGPPGTGKTFIAEKLAQHLIGGGDGFVDLVQFHPAYAYEDFIQGLRPKARPEGGLDYPLVPGRFLEFCQKANQRQSRCVLIIDEINRANLARVFGELMYLLEYRRRQIPLAGGEKFAIPANVRLIGTMNTADRSIALVDHALRRRFAFIVLSPNYEVLRLYHRQKQTGFPVENLIELLIRLNREIADPHYAIGITFFLHQNLSAQIEDIWRMEIEPYLEEYFFDQAQKVEDFRWPAIEQKIWP; encoded by the coding sequence ATGGATTTGGCGCGTGGCAAAATGGAAGAAAAACTTAAAGCAGCCTTTCTTCAGTTTCAACAAGACTCTTCCAATCATTTTTTGGTGACACTCCGACGAAAGCGTGCAGAACAAATTCGGGCACTTCTCTCAAATTCTGATGAAATAGACCTGGAGACTTTCAATCGTGAAGTATGGGTTAACCAAAGTGCTACGTATCTGCAAGGCAAACGAATCAATTTCAATGAGCCATCTGATTTTGAAAAAATTATAGATGATATAGAACAAGCCATCGAGTCGAGTGAATTGGAACTTCATGGTAACTATATTTGGGGTTCTGCCAGTCGAGTGTACGCGCCGAAATTAAAAGATGATACAAAAAAATTAGAATACCTCCGTCAAGCTCTATATATTCTAAATGACGCAAACCTGACTCCAATGCAGAAAGCTCAACAAATCTCCAAAATTTATGGTTTTGGAAATAATATCATCACTGGCCTGGTTATGCTTTTTCATCCAACTGAGTTTGGTCTTTACAATAACGAAGGCAAACGGATACTAAAAAATTTAGGATATGAAATCACCAACTCGATAGAGGCCTATGAAGAAACACTACGTAACCTTAAAGAAAAGCTTTATGCTCAAGATTTTCTTGAATTAGATTTGTTCCTATTTATGTTTAACCGAGAACATGGTTTAGGGGCAGAGACTAAAAGCATAAGTAAAGTTAAAGAAGAAGAACTAGATATTATATTCCAACCCTACCCCCTCTCCCAACTGGCCGCCGACACCGGCCTGGCCGAAACCGAACTGGCCCGCTGGGTGCGCGCCATCGAGCGCAAAGGGCAGGCCATTTTTTACGGCCCGCCGGGCACGGGCAAAACCTTTATCGCCGAAAAGTTGGCCCAACACCTGATTGGCGGCGGCGATGGCTTTGTAGACCTGGTGCAGTTCCACCCGGCCTACGCCTACGAGGACTTTATCCAGGGCTTACGCCCCAAGGCCAGGCCGGAAGGCGGGCTGGACTACCCCCTGGTGCCGGGCCGCTTTTTGGAATTTTGCCAAAAGGCCAACCAGCGCCAAAGCCGTTGCGTCTTGATTATTGACGAGATCAACCGGGCCAACCTGGCCCGCGTTTTTGGCGAGTTGATGTACCTGCTGGAATATCGCCGGCGCCAAATTCCCCTGGCCGGAGGAGAAAAATTCGCCATCCCGGCCAACGTGCGGCTCATCGGCACTATGAACACCGCCGACCGGTCCATTGCCCTGGTTGACCACGCCCTGCGGCGGCGCTTCGCCTTTATCGTCCTCTCCCCCAACTACGAGGTGCTGCGGCTTTACCATCGGCAAAAACAAACCGGCTTTCCGGTTGAAAATTTGATTGAGCTTTTGATCCGGCTGAACCGGGAAATCGCCGATCCTCACTACGCTATCGGGATAACGTTCTTCCTTCACCAAAACTTAAGCGCCCAGATCGAAGACATCTGGCGCATGGAAATTGAGCCATACCTGGAAGAGTACTTTTTTGACCAGGCCCAAAAAGTGGAAGATTTTCGCTGGCCGGCTATTGAACAGAAAATTTGGCCATGA
- a CDS encoding NAD(P)-dependent oxidoreductase, whose product MTNHQSDKQVILITGGAGYIGSQLIRDLATNPHFAHHTLRIYDNLQRHHFCGLMDLPDEGHYQFIEGDILDRLNLERAMQGVSQVVHLAAIVRTPLSFDHPEWTEQINHWGTATVVEAALNAGVFRLLYSSSASVYGPGGPFRETDVCRPIGPYAVSKRKGEEEVLQGGERGLRFTIVRLGTTFGNAPAMRFDAIASRLAYLVGVKRPMIIHGSGNQIRPLIHVQDASAALQLCLANPKVEGKIINAVTLNPTANEIAQTLQSIVPDATIRYTDQDILTEISFAVDSTKLMGLGFQPRFNLAEGLKEMLARWRGFQPVATKLPRGIR is encoded by the coding sequence ATGACCAACCACCAATCTGACAAGCAAGTTATTTTGATCACGGGAGGAGCGGGTTATATCGGTTCTCAACTCATTCGTGACCTGGCCACAAACCCGCATTTTGCCCACCATACCCTCCGCATTTACGACAACCTGCAACGCCACCACTTCTGCGGCCTGATGGACCTGCCGGATGAAGGGCATTACCAGTTCATTGAGGGCGACATCCTTGACCGGCTCAACCTGGAACGAGCCATGCAAGGGGTCAGCCAGGTAGTGCATCTTGCGGCCATTGTGCGCACCCCCCTCAGCTTTGACCATCCCGAATGGACGGAACAGATCAACCATTGGGGCACGGCCACCGTGGTTGAAGCAGCCCTTAATGCGGGAGTGTTCCGGTTACTTTATTCAAGCTCGGCCAGCGTTTACGGGCCAGGAGGGCCGTTCCGGGAAACAGACGTATGCCGCCCCATCGGGCCGTATGCGGTCTCTAAACGTAAGGGCGAAGAAGAGGTTTTACAGGGCGGTGAACGGGGGCTGCGTTTCACCATCGTCCGCCTGGGAACCACGTTTGGCAACGCCCCGGCCATGCGCTTTGACGCTATCGCCAGCCGCCTGGCTTACCTGGTTGGCGTTAAGCGCCCGATGATCATTCACGGCAGCGGCAACCAGATTCGCCCCCTCATTCACGTGCAAGACGCCTCGGCGGCTTTGCAATTATGCCTGGCCAACCCCAAGGTAGAGGGCAAAATTATCAACGCCGTTACCCTGAACCCCACCGCCAATGAAATTGCCCAAACCTTGCAAAGCATCGTCCCCGATGCCACCATTCGCTATACGGATCAAGATATTCTCACCGAAATCAGCTTTGCCGTTGACTCGACCAAATTGATGGGTTTGGGCTTTCAGCCTCGCTTCAACCTGGCCGAGGGTCTTAAAGAGATGCTCGCCCGCTGGCGGGGTTTTCAACCTGTGGCCACCAAATTGCCGCGGGGCATTCGTTAA
- a CDS encoding phosphoadenylyl-sulfate reductase, translating into MPLLNKRFAHSSAEEILQWAWDTFGSHVTASSSFQTQSVPLLHLISQVCPEMPVIFLDTGFHFPETLAFRDNLHTRFGLNLVIVRPAIEKSQLADQYGAALYRRDPDLCCYIHKVEPMQRALAGFEGWISGIRRDQTANRQNLPVLETQPTGPLKIYPLLEWTRAQIDEYIQRHQLPTHPLFAKGYRSIGCAPCTRPVLLNEDDRAGRWAGIDKNECGLHLNLMDNVEEGTP; encoded by the coding sequence ATGCCTCTTTTAAATAAACGCTTTGCCCACTCATCTGCTGAAGAAATTTTGCAATGGGCTTGGGATACTTTTGGCTCCCACGTCACCGCCAGTTCCTCATTTCAAACCCAGAGCGTGCCTCTGTTGCACTTGATCTCACAGGTCTGTCCTGAAATGCCAGTCATTTTCCTTGATACCGGTTTTCATTTTCCAGAAACGCTTGCCTTTCGTGATAACCTCCATACCCGCTTCGGCTTGAATCTGGTCATTGTTCGCCCGGCAATTGAAAAAAGCCAACTCGCCGACCAATATGGCGCCGCTCTCTACCGTCGAGACCCTGATTTGTGTTGTTATATCCACAAAGTTGAACCAATGCAAAGAGCATTGGCCGGTTTTGAGGGTTGGATCAGCGGCATCCGGCGCGACCAAACCGCCAACCGGCAAAACTTACCCGTGCTTGAAACCCAGCCCACAGGCCCGCTCAAAATTTATCCCCTCCTGGAATGGACCAGGGCGCAAATAGACGAGTATATTCAGCGGCATCAACTCCCAACTCATCCCCTGTTTGCCAAAGGCTACCGCAGCATTGGTTGCGCTCCCTGCACTCGCCCCGTCTTGCTTAACGAGGATGACCGGGCCGGACGTTGGGCCGGAATAGACAAAAATGAATGTGGGTTGCACCTGAATTTAATGGATAATGTAGAGGAAGGGACACCATGA
- a CDS encoding MFS transporter: protein MTTTLTDVEKMRRLPWLVTGDVLNIAFVLLTFTGSIFVLFLDELGLDDAQIGFMLSLVPFAGIIAPFTAPIAIRFGYKRTFITFWGIRKFVMMLLLLTPMITFRFGPGRAFYWVAVIFVGFALCRAFAENGSYPWKKEVVPDSIRGKFAAISSMSTTIASIIVTTAASFVVDAGAGLNRFMFLIAAGISLGLVGVWAYSRVPAETPEQRRRPDTGHLKGMWQALHDRDFIFFLGALGLATIGGSSIMSFIPLYMKEQIGLSEGNVVLLSIGTYTGALVSSYLWGWAADRYGSQPVMQSSLYLMLLLPIAWFLLPRHNNMSTALAMGIAFLAGIATLAWQISWMRYLFINAMPAEKRSSYTALYYAWYGVVSGFGPLLAGQILNLSQNISAGFFIFTLDPYTPLFILSLTLLGVSIGLVSRLRGEDATPFRRFAGMFVRGNPVRALESLIQYNFSGDEMTRLTITERMGDAQSLLSTNELIEALSDPSFNVRYQAIHSIGRMPPDPALVDALLSLLDEEPSELSFVVTRSLGRLEDKRAVEPLRKLLFSGYHLLEANSARALGMLGDTDSIPHLLEKFRNEPSLVLRVAYATALGKLHATEAIGELFTLLRNTEAEVPRGEIGLALARIAGDERYYMQQWRSLRSNPNTATAQALLALQKLAKQPARESFITLTETGAQHFAKGDSAQGATLLQEMLRQLPEDNLDKSLVSVLHECADSLAQFGNTRIEFILLSLHTLNIALRQDDN, encoded by the coding sequence ATGACCACCACCTTAACCGATGTCGAAAAAATGCGCCGGTTGCCCTGGCTGGTAACCGGCGATGTGTTGAATATCGCCTTTGTGCTGCTCACCTTTACCGGGTCTATTTTTGTGCTGTTTCTGGATGAACTGGGGCTGGACGATGCGCAAATTGGCTTTATGTTGTCTCTGGTGCCTTTTGCCGGAATTATTGCCCCTTTCACGGCCCCCATCGCCATCCGTTTTGGCTACAAACGTACCTTCATCACTTTTTGGGGCATCCGTAAATTTGTGATGATGCTCTTGCTCTTGACCCCCATGATTACGTTCCGCTTTGGGCCGGGCCGGGCCTTCTATTGGGTGGCCGTTATTTTTGTGGGCTTTGCCCTGTGCCGGGCCTTTGCCGAAAACGGCAGTTACCCCTGGAAAAAAGAAGTGGTGCCCGATTCTATTCGCGGCAAATTTGCGGCCATCAGCAGCATGAGCACCACCATTGCCAGCATCATTGTGACCACCGCCGCCAGTTTTGTGGTTGACGCCGGGGCCGGTCTGAACCGCTTTATGTTTTTGATTGCCGCTGGCATTAGCCTGGGCCTGGTGGGCGTGTGGGCCTACTCGCGCGTGCCCGCCGAAACCCCAGAACAGCGCCGCCGCCCCGACACCGGCCACCTAAAGGGAATGTGGCAAGCGCTGCACGATAGAGACTTTATCTTCTTTTTGGGCGCGCTGGGCCTGGCCACTATTGGCGGCTCATCCATTATGTCATTTATTCCCCTGTACATGAAAGAACAGATTGGTTTGAGCGAGGGCAACGTGGTTCTGCTCAGCATTGGCACGTATACCGGCGCCCTGGTCTCATCCTACCTGTGGGGCTGGGCCGCCGACCGTTACGGCAGCCAGCCGGTCATGCAGTCCAGCCTGTATTTGATGTTGCTGTTGCCCATCGCCTGGTTTCTCTTGCCCCGGCACAATAATATGAGCACCGCCCTGGCCATGGGCATTGCGTTTTTGGCCGGGATCGCCACTCTGGCCTGGCAGATCAGTTGGATGCGATACCTTTTTATCAACGCTATGCCCGCCGAAAAACGATCCTCTTACACCGCCCTCTACTACGCCTGGTATGGTGTGGTGAGTGGTTTTGGGCCTTTGTTGGCCGGTCAAATCCTGAACCTTTCCCAAAATATCAGCGCCGGATTTTTCATCTTCACCCTTGATCCCTATACCCCTCTTTTTATCTTGAGCCTGACCCTCCTGGGCGTCAGCATCGGCCTGGTCTCCCGCCTGCGTGGGGAAGACGCTACCCCCTTCCGCAGATTTGCCGGGATGTTTGTGCGCGGCAATCCGGTCCGGGCGCTGGAGTCGCTTATCCAATACAATTTTTCCGGCGACGAAATGACCCGCCTGACCATTACCGAACGTATGGGCGACGCCCAAAGCCTGCTCAGCACCAACGAACTGATCGAAGCCCTCAGCGACCCCAGCTTTAACGTGCGCTACCAGGCCATCCACTCCATTGGCCGCATGCCGCCGGACCCGGCCCTGGTAGACGCCCTGCTGTCCCTGCTGGACGAAGAGCCGTCGGAATTGAGTTTTGTAGTCACTCGCTCCCTGGGCCGGTTGGAAGACAAGCGAGCCGTTGAACCACTGCGCAAACTGCTCTTTTCCGGCTATCACCTGCTGGAAGCCAACAGCGCCCGCGCCCTGGGCATGCTTGGCGATACCGACAGCATTCCCCATCTTCTGGAAAAATTCAGAAACGAACCAAGCCTCGTTTTGCGGGTAGCCTATGCTACCGCCCTGGGCAAACTGCACGCCACCGAGGCCATTGGCGAACTCTTCACGCTTCTGCGTAACACAGAGGCTGAGGTGCCGCGCGGCGAAATTGGTTTGGCCCTGGCCCGCATTGCCGGCGACGAGCGTTATTATATGCAACAATGGCGCTCGTTGCGCTCAAATCCAAATACTGCCACGGCCCAGGCCCTGCTGGCCTTACAAAAACTGGCCAAACAACCGGCGCGAGAATCCTTCATCACCCTCACCGAAACCGGCGCCCAACATTTTGCCAAAGGCGACTCGGCGCAAGGCGCGACTCTTCTCCAAGAAATGCTCCGCCAATTGCCTGAAGACAATCTTGACAAATCCCTGGTCTCCGTTTTACATGAGTGCGCCGACAGCCTGGCCCAATTTGGCAATACCCGAATCGAATTCATTTTGCTCTCTTTGCACACGCTCAACATTGCCCTCCGGCAAGATGACAACTAA
- a CDS encoding Uma2 family endonuclease codes for MIATRQAKRITEKFTYEEFLVKYTGTHAEWLDDEVLILPSASNRHQNILTWLLTILTIFIETYDLGLLLPVPFNMQLPSLGRGREPDILFVAQNRLNIVQDTNLSDAADLVIEIISPESIGRDRGEKFVECEAAGVHEYWLIDPDRQQAEFYQLAEAGRYHLSALDDKGRFHSTILPHFWLQVDWLWQEPLPKVLDVARQLGVLDQ; via the coding sequence ATGATTGCGACACGACAAGCTAAACGGATTACTGAAAAATTCACCTATGAGGAATTTCTGGTAAAATACACCGGCACCCATGCCGAATGGTTAGACGATGAAGTTCTAATTCTGCCATCAGCCTCGAACAGACATCAAAACATTCTCACTTGGCTTCTGACAATTCTGACCATTTTTATTGAGACCTACGATCTGGGCTTACTGCTTCCAGTCCCGTTCAACATGCAACTACCCAGCCTGGGCCGAGGACGAGAGCCAGATATCCTGTTTGTGGCCCAAAATCGTCTCAACATCGTTCAAGACACCAATCTATCAGATGCGGCAGACCTGGTGATTGAGATTATTTCTCCCGAAAGTATCGGGCGCGACCGGGGCGAAAAATTTGTGGAATGTGAAGCGGCGGGCGTGCATGAATATTGGCTGATTGACCCGGACCGCCAGCAAGCCGAGTTTTACCAACTGGCTGAGGCGGGGCGTTACCATCTGTCGGCTCTGGATGACAAGGGCCGTTTCCATTCTACCATCCTGCCCCACTTCTGGCTTCAGGTTGACTGGCTCTGGCAGGAACCGCTGCCAAAAGTATTGGATGTGGCCCGGCAGTTGGGAGTATTGGACCAGTAA
- a CDS encoding PIN domain-containing protein has product MSTLLIGTSALHALNYARDDHHGQALVYFKSLAGRVKPILTEWVFVETMNLTKARLGPPYAIAFGRQLKTSRAFYPLVLTDEDKRAAWDIFEQHQDKQWSYVDCSLLAVAQRLKVKKIFAFDHHFQQMGLEVVP; this is encoded by the coding sequence ATGAGTACGCTCCTGATTGGCACCAGCGCCCTGCACGCCCTTAACTACGCCCGCGATGACCATCATGGGCAGGCCCTGGTCTATTTCAAATCATTAGCCGGGCGAGTCAAACCCATTTTAACCGAGTGGGTTTTTGTGGAAACCATGAATTTAACCAAAGCCCGCTTGGGGCCACCATACGCCATTGCTTTTGGCCGCCAGCTAAAAACCAGCCGGGCCTTCTATCCGCTGGTGCTGACCGATGAAGACAAACGCGCCGCCTGGGATATTTTTGAACAGCATCAAGACAAACAATGGAGCTACGTGGATTGCTCCTTGCTGGCTGTGGCCCAACGGCTGAAGGTCAAAAAAATATTTGCCTTTGACCATCACTTTCAGCAGATGGGGCTTGAGGTAGTTCCATAA
- a CDS encoding flippase-like domain-containing protein, translated as MKKYRRLLILLILSALTIFGLLRLGQIDLSPETLSQVNWAWLPVVYLIFYSSVMARGLRWKLILKTMGWPLNYIYVQALHTSGLFISMILPARLGDVGRVVMLKQDHQIPITQSIASIATERALDVFSILVLAIIGALLALPGKIPTEISTLIIGTAILFIIGLIGLLVVPGFEGWLRRPGQIEKIISPLIWSLYQKALNFGFALIHGVRALGKSPAALALAVLQSLYIWFCDSLLIYFVLISLGAVSRLSVCLFVGMVSDLAAAVPITPGALGQFDAVVIGLLTLFGLTVAQGSLTVLLLRFVSLWTFLPVGAIVTYIFGFSRALNLNGQAPAPNKEPTTQSLAELAES; from the coding sequence ATGAAAAAATATCGCCGCCTCTTGATCCTGCTTATTCTCAGCGCGCTGACTATTTTTGGCCTGCTGCGACTGGGCCAGATTGACCTCAGCCCCGAAACTCTGTCCCAGGTCAATTGGGCTTGGCTGCCGGTGGTTTACCTTATCTTCTATTCCAGCGTGATGGCCCGGGGACTGCGCTGGAAACTTATTTTGAAAACTATGGGCTGGCCGCTTAACTATATCTACGTGCAGGCCCTGCATACGTCGGGCCTGTTCATCAGCATGATTTTGCCCGCCCGCTTAGGCGATGTGGGCCGGGTGGTCATGCTCAAACAAGACCACCAGATTCCTATTACCCAAAGCATCGCGTCTATTGCCACCGAGCGGGCGCTGGATGTCTTCTCGATCCTGGTGTTAGCCATTATCGGCGCCCTCCTGGCCCTGCCCGGAAAGATCCCCACCGAGATTTCCACCTTGATAATAGGCACGGCCATCTTGTTCATCATTGGCTTAATCGGCTTGCTGGTGGTGCCCGGTTTTGAAGGTTGGCTGCGCCGGCCGGGCCAAATTGAAAAAATAATTTCGCCCCTCATCTGGTCACTTTACCAAAAAGCGCTTAATTTTGGTTTTGCCCTCATCCACGGCGTGCGCGCCCTGGGCAAAAGTCCTGCGGCCCTGGCGCTGGCCGTGCTGCAAAGCCTCTATATCTGGTTCTGCGACTCCTTGCTCATCTATTTTGTCTTGATCAGCCTGGGGGCGGTTTCGCGCTTGAGTGTTTGTTTGTTTGTGGGGATGGTCAGCGACCTGGCCGCGGCGGTGCCCATTACCCCCGGGGCGTTGGGTCAATTTGACGCGGTAGTTATTGGCCTGCTCACGCTTTTTGGCCTGACCGTGGCCCAGGGCAGCCTGACCGTTTTGCTGCTGCGTTTTGTGAGTCTGTGGACGTTCCTGCCGGTTGGGGCGATTGTCACCTACATTTTTGGCTTTTCTCGCGCCCTCAATTTAAACGGGCAAGCGCCGGCACCAAACAAAGAGCCAACCACTCAATCCCTGGCTGAACTGGCCGAGAGTTGA
- a CDS encoding NAD-dependent epimerase/dehydratase family protein, with translation MTILITGAAGFIGSHLTETLLKRGEEVVAIDNFNDYYNPARKRANIAAFQNHPNLRLYEEDIRHAETIEQIFAQHKPHAVAHLGAYGGVRYSIGRAKLYTDVNIVGTVNLLEAARQAGTKVFVFASTSSVYGHTTQLPFIETDPCNLPLAPYPASKKAGEVLGYTYYNLHQLNFTAVRFFSVYGPRGRPDMMPFMVTDKIVKGEEIKLFDAGQMKRDWTYIDDIVGGIIAALERPLGYRIINLGRGEPVLMADFVNIIEELVGKRAVLATPPAPPSEPKITFANVDQARRLLDYQPQTSVGEGLAQLWAWYRREVMAP, from the coding sequence TTGACCATCCTTATCACCGGCGCCGCCGGCTTCATCGGCAGCCACCTCACCGAAACCCTGCTCAAACGGGGTGAGGAAGTGGTGGCCATTGACAATTTTAATGACTACTACAATCCGGCCCGCAAACGGGCCAACATCGCCGCTTTCCAAAACCACCCCAACCTGCGGCTATACGAAGAAGATATTCGCCACGCCGAAACCATCGAGCAGATATTTGCCCAACACAAACCCCACGCCGTGGCGCACTTGGGCGCTTACGGCGGAGTGCGGTACTCCATTGGCCGGGCCAAACTCTATACCGACGTCAACATTGTGGGCACGGTCAATCTACTGGAAGCGGCGCGTCAGGCAGGCACAAAGGTCTTTGTTTTTGCGTCAACTTCTTCCGTTTACGGGCACACCACGCAGCTACCCTTTATTGAAACCGACCCCTGCAATCTACCCCTGGCCCCCTATCCGGCCAGCAAAAAAGCCGGGGAGGTGCTGGGGTACACTTATTACAACCTGCACCAACTGAATTTTACCGCCGTGCGCTTCTTCAGCGTCTACGGTCCCCGGGGCCGGCCCGATATGATGCCCTTTATGGTCACCGACAAAATTGTAAAAGGTGAAGAGATCAAACTCTTTGACGCCGGGCAGATGAAGCGCGATTGGACCTATATTGACGACATCGTAGGCGGCATTATTGCTGCGCTGGAACGGCCCCTGGGCTACCGGATCATCAACCTGGGCCGCGGCGAGCCGGTGCTGATGGCCGACTTTGTCAATATTATTGAAGAACTGGTGGGCAAGAGGGCCGTTCTGGCCACCCCGCCCGCCCCCCCCAGCGAACCCAAAATCACCTTCGCCAACGTGGACCAGGCTCGCCGGTTGCTGGATTATCAGCCGCAAACCTCTGTCGGCGAGGGATTGGCGCAACTCTGGGCCTGGTATCGGCGAGAGGTTATGGCCCCATGA
- a CDS encoding class I SAM-dependent methyltransferase codes for MTEPVWKKYLTDWNEGLGVVYERFVLNNYLDQIVDRHQVKTVLEAPLYGMAGVSGINSVRLVERGCDVTLVDSNAERLEGVTRIWQQLNLPATFVHYPDFTHLPFADNSFDLAWEWAGLWYLPDAGALLKELARVSRHLVFVAMPNNIQVGYLMRKYVIDRDFFPTVDEKWVQMKRIKKTLQSAGVNVIDEGVLDVPPWPDTVMPAAEVLNRLGLRSKRLNDQFTGPGWTWSTMAYYLGEQPDLRDQVLKYAWLDHAPLPWQLKTVWAHHRYVLGKVTK; via the coding sequence ATGACTGAACCCGTTTGGAAAAAATATCTTACCGATTGGAATGAGGGGCTGGGCGTGGTGTACGAGCGCTTTGTGCTCAACAATTACCTGGACCAAATTGTTGACCGCCACCAGGTTAAAACCGTGCTGGAAGCGCCCCTGTACGGCATGGCCGGGGTCAGCGGCATCAACTCCGTGCGGCTGGTCGAGCGAGGCTGTGACGTCACTCTGGTGGATAGTAATGCGGAGCGATTGGAGGGCGTCACCAGAATTTGGCAACAGCTCAATCTACCCGCCACATTTGTTCATTACCCAGATTTCACTCACCTGCCATTTGCGGATAACAGCTTTGACCTGGCCTGGGAATGGGCCGGGCTGTGGTATCTGCCCGACGCTGGGGCCTTGCTCAAAGAACTGGCGCGGGTGTCGCGCCATCTGGTTTTTGTGGCCATGCCCAACAATATCCAGGTTGGCTACCTGATGCGCAAATACGTGATTGACCGGGATTTTTTCCCCACGGTTGACGAAAAATGGGTGCAGATGAAGCGCATCAAAAAAACGCTCCAGAGCGCCGGGGTTAACGTTATTGACGAAGGCGTATTGGACGTGCCGCCCTGGCCCGACACCGTGATGCCCGCCGCCGAAGTTCTCAACCGCCTGGGCCTCAGAAGTAAAAGGCTCAATGACCAATTTACCGGCCCGGGCTGGACCTGGAGCACCATGGCCTATTACCTGGGCGAACAACCCGACCTGCGCGACCAGGTGCTAAAGTACGCCTGGCTCGACCACGCCCCCCTGCCCTGGCAATTAAAAACCGTTTGGGCGCATCATCGGTATGTGTTGGGGAAAGTAACAAAGTAG
- a CDS encoding DUF362 domain-containing protein, whose protein sequence is MSKAKVAALYTQPETVLPDYQRLFELAGGPAALAPNTTTILKDNISWHYPMPSANTTPWQLEGTILALRRAGFTDLTCVQNRTVVTNAFKGEDLNGYVPICRHYNVPLLYNFRSKDMTWVRYQPKAKMLALDHIFPDGIHIPDYFMGKNIVHLPTVKCHIYTTTTGAMKNAFGGLLSKHRHYTHSWIHETLVDLLAIQKEIHPGLFATMDGTTAGNGPGPRTMTPVIKNVILASADQVAIDAVSAKLMGFDPLSIKYIRLAHERGLGVGDVREIEVVGDDISGENWGFAVGHSFHQFLGWMAWYGPTSILQKLVLRTPLVVIPNFISEFNHDWVHWPLKEKHIYEDWRANTTWGQLFARYQRDGYLVSEALPGFIGQRND, encoded by the coding sequence ATGTCCAAAGCTAAAGTGGCGGCGTTATATACGCAGCCGGAAACAGTTTTACCGGATTATCAACGTTTATTTGAACTGGCCGGAGGGCCGGCAGCGCTTGCGCCTAACACCACCACCATTCTCAAAGATAACATCTCGTGGCATTATCCAATGCCCAGCGCCAACACTACCCCCTGGCAACTGGAGGGAACCATTTTAGCCCTGCGCCGGGCCGGTTTCACCGATTTGACTTGCGTGCAGAATCGAACGGTGGTAACGAACGCTTTTAAGGGCGAAGACTTGAACGGCTACGTGCCTATTTGCCGGCACTACAATGTCCCCTTGTTGTATAACTTCAGAAGTAAGGACATGACCTGGGTCCGCTACCAACCCAAAGCCAAAATGCTGGCCCTGGATCATATCTTTCCCGACGGCATTCACATCCCCGACTATTTTATGGGCAAAAACATTGTGCATCTTCCCACCGTCAAGTGCCACATCTACACCACCACTACCGGCGCGATGAAGAATGCCTTTGGGGGTCTGCTCAGCAAACACCGGCATTATACCCACAGCTGGATTCACGAGACGCTGGTGGACTTGCTGGCCATCCAGAAAGAAATCCACCCCGGCCTCTTTGCCACAATGGACGGCACCACCGCCGGCAACGGCCCCGGCCCGCGCACCATGACCCCGGTGATAAAAAACGTCATCCTGGCTTCCGCCGACCAGGTGGCCATTGACGCCGTTTCGGCCAAACTGATGGGGTTTGACCCTCTGAGTATCAAATACATTCGCCTGGCCCATGAACGCGGCCTGGGGGTGGGTGATGTGCGGGAGATTGAAGTGGTAGGCGACGACATATCCGGCGAAAATTGGGGCTTTGCCGTAGGCCATAGTTTTCACCAATTTTTGGGCTGGATGGCCTGGTACGGCCCCACCAGTATTTTACAAAAACTGGTCTTACGCACCCCCCTGGTCGTCATCCCCAATTTCATTTCAGAATTCAATCACGATTGGGTGCACTGGCCGCTCAAGGAAAAACACATCTACGAAGACTGGCGGGCTAACACCACCTGGGGGCAATTATTCGCGCGGTATCAGCGAGACGGGTATCTGGTGTCTGAAGCTTTGCCCGGTTTTATAGGCCAGAGAAATGACTGA